GGAGACGCACCGACCGGCGCCTGAACGCGGACTCGCAAGCGCGCGCCAACCCACCCCAGCGGACCAGCGATGACCACCCATTCCCGCTGGCTGCGGGATGGATCACTTGCTGACAACCCGGGTACTGTAGCCCTCCGGAGTGTTGGAGGTCACACCGAGGTGGCACCGTGTCTCGATGATCTTCGTCGCTGTGTTATGAAACGAAATCTGATATAGGGCCCGGTCCATGACAAGGAGGCCGCACCCCGGCGGGGATACGGCCTGCGGAAAGAACAGAACGAACGGGTCAGCGGCCGACCGGCCACACCATCCGCACCTCGGTGCCGACGCCCTCGTCGACCGGACGCACCTGAAGGTCCTCGACGAAGCCGGCGAGCAGGGCGAAACCGACCCCGGTGGTCAGCGCCTCATCGGTGAGCGACTCGTTGGCCAGCTCGTCCGGCGGCAGCGCGGCCAGCCCGATGCCGGCCTCGATCGGCGCCCGGTCCACCACCCGCACCGCGTACGACCCCGCGTCGGACATCTCCACCAGCACCGGGTCGGCCAGGCCGTACTGGCGGTGCAGGGCCACCGCCCGGGTACACGCCTCGCCGATGGCCAGGCGCACCTCGTCCAGCAGATCCTCACGGACCCCCGCGCGCCGGGCGACGGCGACGCCGACCAGCCGGGCGGTACGCACGTGCACCGGCGCCGGGGAGAAGGAGAGCTTGACTGTCGCCATCACGCGCCGGCACCGGTCGGTTCCGCGCCGACCGCCGCGTCGACCGTGGGGTGCAGCGGGAACACCTGGTCCAGCGCGGTGATCCGGAAGATCTTGAGCAGTGGCTCCTTGTCGCAGACCAGGGCGAACGAGCCACCGGCCGTGCGGAGCCGCTTGAGCGCGCCGACCAGCACGCCCAGCCCGGTGGAGTCGAGGAAGTCCACCCGGCCGAGGTCGACCACCACGTGCCGGGCGCCGCTGTCGATCAGTTCGAGGAGCCGTTCGCGGAGCCGGGGCGCGGTGTAGACGTCCACCTCACCGCCGACCTCGAGCACCGTGTGCTCGCCCACGGTGCGGGTCGCCAGCGACAGCTCCATCGGTCCTCCTCGCCAGAGCCGTAAACTCTCCTGGGCATCTAACCACTACCGCTGGGCCACCCTGCGGTCGCCAACGGAAGCTCCCCCTTACCCCCCGGCCCGACTTTTCATCTCCGAACACCAGTGCGAGAGTGCAGGGCGTGTCGTCCGCAGCCACCGTATCCGCAGATCCCGGCCCCGAGCCATCGCCGGTCGACCTGCTGCGCCGGCTGCGCGCCCGGAGCGCCGGCGACCCGGTCACCCACGTCGAAAGGGTGCCGGCCCGCGCCGGGGTGCCCGCACCGTGGCCGTCGTGGGCACCCGCGGAGCTGCGCGAGGCGTTCGCCCGCCGCGGCGTGGTCGCGCCCTGGCGGCACCAGGCCGAGGCGGCCACCCTGGCGTACGACGGCGGCCACGTCGTGGTCGCCACCGGCACCGCGTCCGGCAAGTCCCTGGCGTACCAGCTTCCGTCGCTGGCCACGCTGCTCGCCGACCCCCGGGCCACCGTGCTCTACCTGGCGCCCACCAAGGCGCTCGCCGCCGACCAGCTGCGGGCCGTGGCCGGGCTGGAGCTGGAGGGGGTACGCCCGGCCTGCTACGACGGGGACACTCCGCGCGCCGAGCGGGAGTGGATCCGCCGGCACTCCCGGTTCGTGCTGACCAACCCGGACATGCTGCACCACGGCATCCTCCCCGGGCACGCCCAGTGGTCGGGCTTCCTGCGCCGGCTGGCGTACGTGGTGATCGACGAGTGCCACACCTACCGGGGGGTGTTCGGCTCACACGTCGCGCACGTGCTGCGCCGGCTACGCCGGCAGTGCGCCCGGTTCGGGGCCACCCCGGTGTTCGTGCTCGCCTCGGCGACCTCCGGTGACCCGGCGACCGCGGCCGGACGGCTGACCGGCCTGCCGGTGACGGCGGTCACCGAGGACGCCTCGCCGCGCGGCGGGGTGACCTTCGCGCTCTGGGAGCCGCCGCTGCTGCCACCCGAATCGTCAGCGGCCTCCTCCCCGGCGCCCGCCCAGGCGGCGGGCGGGCACGACGACGTGCCGGACCTCATCCAGGTCCGCCGATCGGCGCTGCGGGAGACCGCGGACCTGCTCGCCGACACGGTCGCCGAGGGGGTACGCACGCTCGCGTTCGTCCGGTCCCGCAAGGGCGCCGAGGTGGTGGCGGCCAGCGCGCGCCGGGCGTTGGACGAGGCGGTGCCGGGGCTCGGCAAGCGGGTGGCCGCCTACCGGGGCGGCTACCTGCGTGAGGAGCGGCGTGAGCTGGAGCGGGCGCTGCTGCACGGTGACCTGCTCGGCCTGGCCTCCACCAACGCGCTCGAACTGGGCGTGGACCTGATCGGCCTGGACGCGGTGCTGATCTGCGGATATCCCGGCACCCGGGCGTCGCTCTGGCAGCAGGCGGGCCGCGCCGGGCGCTCCGGACAGGAGGCCCTCGCCGTGCTGGTGGCCCGGGACGATCCGCTGGACACCTATCTGGTCCACCACCCGGAGGCGATCTTCGGGGCGCCGGTCGAGGCGACGGTGCTCGACCCGGCCAACCCGTACGTGCTGGCCCCGCAGCTCGCCTGCGCCGCGGCCGAGGCCCCGCTGACCCCGGCCGACCTGACGCTCTTCGGTGACGGGGCGAAGGAGGCGATCGACGAGCTGGTGGCGGCCGGGGCGCTGCGGCAGCGGCCCACCGGCTGGTACTGGCGGCACCGGGAGCGCCCCGAGGTGGACCTGCGCGGCGAGGGCGGCGCCCCGGTCTGCGTGGTGGAGTCGGCCACCGGCCGCCTGCTGGGCACGGTCGACGGCGGCTCCTCGCACTTCCTGCTCCACCCCGGCGCGGTCTACCTGCACCAGGGCGTCTCGTACGTGGTGGACGAGCTCGACCTCGCCGACGGCTGCGCGCTGGTGCACACCGAGGAGCCGGACTGGTCCACCCACGCCCGGGACGTCACCGACCTGTCCGTGGTGTCGGTGCGCTCCTACGTGGACGCCGGGCCGGTCGGCATGTTCCTCGGCGAGGTGGATGTGACCAGCCAGGTGGTGTCGTACCAGCGACGCCGGATCGCCACCGGCGAGGTGATCGACACCCGGCCGCTCGACCTGCCCACCCGGGAGCTGCGCACGGTGGCGGTCTGGTTCACCCTGTCGCCGCAGTCACTGGCCGCAGCCGGTGTGCAGGCCCCGGACGTGCCGGGTGCGCTGCACGCGGCCGAGCACGCCGCGATCGGCCTGCTGCCGCTGATGGCCACCTGCGACCGGTGGGACATCGGCGGGCTCTCCACGGCGGTGCACCCCGACACCGAGGCACCGACCGTCTTCGTCTACGACGGGCACCCGGGCGGCGCGGGCTTCGCCGAGCGGGCGTACGGGACGGCTTCGGCGTGGCTGCGGGCCACCCGGGACGCGATCGCGGAGTGCGGCTGCGAGACGGGCTGCCCGTCCTGCGTGCAGTCCCCGAAGTGCGGCAACGGCAACAGCCCGCTCTCCAAGCCGGACGCGATCCGGGTGCTCGACGTGGTGCTGGCGAATCTGCCCTCCTGAGCCACCTTGCATGATCCCGAGCGGAACGGGGCACAATGATGGGAGCGCTTCCATCGATGTCTGACTTTCCCCCCGTCCGTGCCCAAGGAGGAGCCGTGGCCGACACCATCGCCGAGACCGTCGACCTGCTCTACACCATTGACCAGGAGAGACTCACCCTCGACCAGCAGATCGCGCTCGGATCCGCGCTGGCCGCGCTGGCCCAGGCGGAACGGCTGGAGCAGATCAACGAGCGGCTGCAGGGCATCCACCAGGTCCTCAACGGCTGGGCCCTGCGCGTCACAGTCGACGGCCGCTGACCTCCGGGACGCGGGCCGGCGGCGGTCGCCGTGCTGTGCGAGACTCCGGCGCACAATCCCCCTGAGGAGACCAGATGCAGCTCGACAACTTGCAGACCCTGCAGCAGTTCCACATCCGCCAGCGGCTGCGGATGATGGTCAACCAGTACGAGGTCCGGGCGGTCGCGCCGGACGGCACCGAGGGTGAACTGCTGGCCTTCGCACAGCAGAAGCGGCTCGCCTTCAAGGAGCAGGTGACGATCTACACCGACGACTCCAAGCAGCAGCCCCTGCTCGGCTTCAAGGCCCGCCAGCGCATCGACCTGGGCGCCACGTACGACGTGACCGACGCGGCCGGCATCCCGATCGGCCTGTTCCGCAAGGACTTCGCCCAGTCGCTGCTCCGCTCCACCTGGCACGTCGAGCAGGCCGGGCTGCCGCAGGTGACGGGCCAGGAGCGCAGCATGCCGGTCGCGCTGCTGCGCCGGTTCGTCGACTCGCTGTCCTGGCTGCCGTACCACTTCGACTTCACCGCCGGAGGCCAGCCCGTCTTCTCGGTCGTGAAGAAGTGGGGCCTGCGCGACAAGTACATCGTCGAGGTGCAGAACCCGCAGATCGACCGCCGCCTGGTCATCGCCATGGCCGTCGCTCTCGACGCGCTCCAGGCCCGCTGACGCACCCCGGCTCACCGAGCCACCCACCTTTCACCCGCTGGCCGGGACACGGGCCCATCGGTCCACGTCCCGGCCAGTTGGCTGTCGGGCTCCCGGCCGGCGGGTGCCGGCGGCCGGCTGCGTTGGCGGCCGAGTGCGGGGCGGCCGACTGCCTGGCGGCTCCTTTGGACCTGATGTCGTATACGCATCGCGGCTGATGTCGTCACCGGCTCAGCTCCACAGTGTCTTTCCGGCCACGCTCGCCGGAGCCCAGTCCGGTGCGTGGTCCGACCGCCGGTCGAGTCCTGGCCGTGGTCGATAGGGCCGAGGCCGCATACGATCAGCCGCGTACCGGGCCGGCGCGGGCCATCGACGCCACGACCCGGGTCAGACCAGGCAGTGGCGTGATCGCCACCTCGACGGTCACCAGCACATCCAGCCCGTCGGACCGACAGTCGACCAGCCGGCCACCGTTGCGCCCGGCGATGTCCGCGGCGGACGCGCACGCCGCCGCGTCGCCGTCGAGCACCCTGGCCGCCCCCGCCAGCGCACCCAGGTCGGCCGCCACCGCCGCCCGTTGCGCCGCCATTCCGGCCGCGGCGACGGCGGCGCCGAACGTCCCCACCAGCACGAAGACCAGACCCATCGCGAGCAGGAGCACGGTTGCTCCACCTCGCTCAGAGTCCGTCCGCTCGGCGTCGGGCCTCTCCCCGTGCGGCCACTCGGTCTCTGGTGGTTCGGGGTGCGGCCGCTCGAGGTGCGGCCGGTCATGGCGGAGGTGCGCCTGGCCCGGCCTGGTCTGGTGCTCGGGCATCCCTGGGCACCGGTTCATCGGCTGCCCTCGGTGGCCCCGGGTTCCACGGCCGCGACGGCGGTGGCGACCACGGTGATCCGCGGGAGGCGACCGCCCAACGCGCGTACCGGCGCTCGGACCGTCGCCTGCGCCCGGTCACCGTCGATCGACACCGACACCTCCGCTCCCGGTGGCGCCGCACGCAGACCGTCGGCGCTGCCGTCCGCGCCCCGGGCGGCGGCAAGCGCCGCCTCCCGGGCCGCGTGCAGGCAGCTCGCCCGGGTGCTGACCGCGTTGACCGCGGTCAGGCCGGTGAGCAGGAGCAGGAGCAGCGCCGGCAGGCCGGCCGCCAGTTCGGCGGTGAACGACCCCCGGTCCCCACCGACTACCCGGTCGACGACACGGGATTCCCGTCGGCCGCCGGCCGTCCACCCGGTGGTGCCGGACCGCCGACAGCGGCCGGTCCGCCGGCGCCCGATCACTTGAGCGCCCGGTCGATCACGGCGGTCAACGCCGACTGGACGTTGCCGGAGGTCAACACCTTCAACAGGATCCCCGCGAAGGCGACGGCGGCGAGGGTGCCGACGGCGTACTCGGCGGTGTTCATCCCGGCGTCGCCGCGCAGGCGGGCGATGAGTTTGCGCATGCTGTTCCTTTCTCGATGGGTCAGAGCACGTCGCCGAGAACGGCGACGATCACCGGCACCAGGCCGGCGAGAATGAACGCCGGTAGGAAGCAGAGCCCCAGCGGCAGAACGATGAGCACGCCAGCCCGGCGGGCCGACGCCTCGGCGGCGGTGGCCCGGTCGGCGCGCAGGTCGTCGGCGAGCCGGGTCAGCGCACCGGCCAGGGCGGCCCCGCTGTTGGCCGAGCGGAACGCGGCCGCGGTCAACCGCTCCCCGCCCGGCACCCCGTCCAGCGCGGACCACGCCTCGGCCGGTCCGCCGCCGAGCAGCAGGGTGCGGCCGACCCGGGCCAGCCGGCTGGCGAGCGGGCCGTCCAATGCCTCGGCGACGGCAAGCACGGAGCGGTCCACCGGAGCGCCGGCCCGCATCGCCGCCGCGAGCAGGTCGGCGGCGAGGGGCAGATCCGCGGCCTCTCGAAGCCGCCTCTTGCGGGCGGCCGGCGATTCGATTCGCCGCAGCAGCAGGTCCAGGAGGAACGCGGTCGGGACCGCGCCGAGCAGCCCGAACCAGCCTCCGACGACCACGGCCACGGCGAGCCCGCCCAGACCTGCGGCGAGCCGGATCGCGTCCGGCCGTCGGTGGCCGTCCGTTGCGTCCACTCCCGGGCTGACCGACGAGCCGGTCCGCCCTGTCCAGTTGGAGCCCGCCACCGTCCGGGACATCAGCCGGCCCGCCCTGGCGTCGCGCCCAGTCGTTCGGCCCAGAGCAGGCCGATGACCTGCAGGACGACCGCGAGGACAGCACAGACCCCGCCGACCGTGCTGTGCAGGAGCACCGCCACGGGATCCACGCCGATCCCGTAACCGAGCCCGATGCCGCCGATCGGCAGGGCCGCGAGCAACCAGGCCGTGGCCCGCGCACCGGCCGCCTGTGCCGCAGCGGCGGACAGCCCTCGGTCGGTCGCCCGGGCGTCCGCCTCGATCCGCTCGACGAGTTCCGCCAGCGGCGCGCCGGTCCGGTCCGCCAGCCGCACCGCCGCCGAGGTCAGCTGGGCAAGTCGGTCCAGGCCGTCCGGTCCACTGACGGTGGGGATCTCGATGGCCGGCGGAACGGGCAGGCCCGCCCTGAGATCCGCCGCGAGACCGCAGAGCTGGTCCAACCCGCGCCGCCGGATCCGCTCAGCGTGCCGGTTCGCCCGCCAGCGCAGCAGAGCGCGCATGGCCAGGGTGCCGTAGCCGCCCACCGCGACCGCGGCCACCGGACCGGCGACGGCGGCACCGACGCCGGCCCCGACCAGGCCGACCAGCAGCAGGCGTACCGACGATCGCGGGGCGCGCACCGAGGAGTCTGTGGCTCGCGCTCCGCGAGGCCCACCGGCGGTCGGGATCATCGGATCGACCGCTCCGTTTCCGCCGCTGTCGACGTCCCCGCGGCCGTCGGCCGTCGCCACGCCTGACGCATCAGCCCGGTCCAGCACGTCCGCTTCGATCACGCGCGCGGAGACAGGCATGGCTGCCCGCCGTTCGGCGTCCGGGGCGATGGCCACCGGCCCTGCGGTGCCAGCCGGGCCACGGGGGTCGCGCCGAGTCGGCGGACGTGCCGGACCTGCGGGTCGCGTGGACCCGACTGACCCGCCCGCCACTCTGGGCCAGGGCTGGCCGACGTTGACGCCCCTGGTGGACCACCCGACCAGCGTCCGCCCGCCGCCGAAGCTCGGGGCCACGGGCGGCTGGTGGCCCGAGGAAGGCAGACTGCCGAGCCCATCGGGCGGAGCGTCCAGCCCGCGACCGAGCCCTCTGATCCATTCCACAAGCGCCTCATCCGGATCAGCACCGACGTTCTCAGCTACCTTTGGCGCCAGCACCCGACGGCGGCGGGCCCGGATGCTCCGCACGGGCCAGGCCACCAGGACTGCGGCCGCCAGCAGCAGCGCCGCCACCAGCAGCGCCCCGCCGGTCATGCCGGGCCTGCCGATCCCGGCCACGGCTCGCTGAGGATCGGCGGCACCGCCACGCCACGGTCTCGCAGCAGCGCGCCCAGCGCACGGGCGGCGAGCCCGAGCCCACGACCGCGGACCCAGGCGGGCACCACGGACACCACCCGGTCGGGCCCCTCAGGGAGCAGCAGGCAGATCGACTCCAGAACGCGGCCGCGCTCACCACGTCGTACCTGAAGCAGCACCTGCAACGCGGCGGCCACCTGGGCGTGCAGCGCGGCGCGGGGCAGCCCACCCAGCATGCCGAGCGCCTCGAGTCGGGCCGGCACGTCGGACGGGGTGTTGGCGTGGAGCGTGCCCGCGCCTCCGTCGTGGCCGGTGTTCAGCGCGGCCAGCAGGTCGACCACCTCACCGCCCCGGCACTCCCCGACCACCAGCCGGTCCGGGCGCATCCGCAACGCCTGCCGGACCAGGTCGCCGAGGCTGACCACGCCCGTTCCCTCGACATTGGCGGTACGCGCCTGGAGGCCCACCACGTGCGGATGCCCCGGGTGCAGCTCGGCGGCGTCCTCCACCAGCACGATCCGCTCGGTCGCCGGGACCAACCCGAGCAGCGTGTTGAGCAGCGTCGTCTTGCCCGACCCGGTGCCGCCGGTGACCAGGTACGCCAGCCGGGCCGCGACGACGGCGGCGAGCAGTGGTGCCACCGGTCGCGGCACGGTCCCCTGGCGCACCAACTCGTCGAGGGTGAACGGTCGGTGCCGGAAGGTCCGCAGGGACAGGTAGGGGCCCTCGGTCGCCACCGGAGGCAGCACGGCGTGCAGCCGGGTGCCGTCGGGGAGCCGCGCGTCCGCGTACGGGGAGCCGTCGTCGAGCCGCCGCCCGGCGCTGGCGATCAGTCGCTGCGCCAGCCGGCGGACATCCTCCACCGAGCCCACCGGCACGGCGACCTGGTGCAACCCCGAACCTCGGTCGACCCAGACCCGGGTGCCATTGACCAGTACGTCGGTCACCTCCGGGTCGGCCAACAGCGACGCCAGTGGCCCGGCGCCGACGAGGTCGTCGTGGACCCGGTCGGCGATCCGCAGCACGGCGGTGTCACCGAGCACCGCGGTGGTGGGCTCGGCCCGAACCGCCGAGACGATCGCCGCCGGGGTGACCGGGGTGGTGTCGGCGGCGATCCGTTGCCGCACCCGGGCGGCGAGTGTGCGCTCCTCCGGCCGGCCGGTCATGCCGCACCCGTCGCGGGCACGCCGGTGAGGTCGGCGACGATCCGCTGGCAGAGCGTGGCCAACGGTCCCTTGCCGGCGGCGGCCGGCGCCTCGCCCCGTTCCAGGCCGCGGCAGAGCCCCGGCTCGGGCCGCAGCGTGCCGGCGAGGGGAAGACCGAGTGCACGCGCCACCTCGGTCGCCCGTAGGTGGCCGGGTGCGGGGCCGCGCACCACCACCGAGAGCGCGGCGCAGTGCGGGGCGGCGGCGGCCACCACCCGCGCGGCGGCCGCCGTGGCACGCAACTCGGCCGGGACGACGACGAACGCCTGATCGGCCGCCTGCAAGGCGATCACGGCGGCGTCGTCCAACTGCCGAGGGAGGTCGACGACCACGAAGTCCCGACCGCGCCGAGCGGCGTCGACGGTGGCGGCCATCGCCGCCGCGGGCAGGGCCAGCAGGTCGCCGCGGTCCCACGAGAGCACCACCAGGTCGCCCCGGCTGGGCAGCGCCCGGACCAGCGCGGGGGCGTCGACCCGCCCGTCCGCTCCGGTGAGCGACGGCCAGCGCATCCCGTCCAGTTGCTCCCAGCCCAGGACGAGGTCGAGGCCACCCCCGAGCGGATCGGCGTCGACGAGCAGGGTGCGCAGCCGCGCCCGGGCGGCGGTGACGGCGAGCCCGCCGGCGAGCACGCTCGCCCCGGCGCCGCCCCGGCCACCGAGCAGCGCGACGATCCGGGCGCCGGAGCCGTCCGGCCGGTCCGGGCCCTGCTCGGCGAACCGATCCACAAGCCACGGCTCCGCGGCGGGCAGCGTGGCGACGTGCTCGGCACCGATCAGCTCGGCGATCTGCCAACCGGGGTCGAGCTGGCCGGTCCGGCCGACCAG
Above is a window of Micromonospora coriariae DNA encoding:
- a CDS encoding ATP-binding protein, whose translation is MMATVKLSFSPAPVHVRTARLVGVAVARRAGVREDLLDEVRLAIGEACTRAVALHRQYGLADPVLVEMSDAGSYAVRVVDRAPIEAGIGLAALPPDELANESLTDEALTTGVGFALLAGFVEDLQVRPVDEGVGTEVRMVWPVGR
- a CDS encoding STAS domain-containing protein, producing MELSLATRTVGEHTVLEVGGEVDVYTAPRLRERLLELIDSGARHVVVDLGRVDFLDSTGLGVLVGALKRLRTAGGSFALVCDKEPLLKIFRITALDQVFPLHPTVDAAVGAEPTGAGA
- a CDS encoding DEAD/DEAH box helicase produces the protein MSSAATVSADPGPEPSPVDLLRRLRARSAGDPVTHVERVPARAGVPAPWPSWAPAELREAFARRGVVAPWRHQAEAATLAYDGGHVVVATGTASGKSLAYQLPSLATLLADPRATVLYLAPTKALAADQLRAVAGLELEGVRPACYDGDTPRAEREWIRRHSRFVLTNPDMLHHGILPGHAQWSGFLRRLAYVVIDECHTYRGVFGSHVAHVLRRLRRQCARFGATPVFVLASATSGDPATAAGRLTGLPVTAVTEDASPRGGVTFALWEPPLLPPESSAASSPAPAQAAGGHDDVPDLIQVRRSALRETADLLADTVAEGVRTLAFVRSRKGAEVVAASARRALDEAVPGLGKRVAAYRGGYLREERRELERALLHGDLLGLASTNALELGVDLIGLDAVLICGYPGTRASLWQQAGRAGRSGQEALAVLVARDDPLDTYLVHHPEAIFGAPVEATVLDPANPYVLAPQLACAAAEAPLTPADLTLFGDGAKEAIDELVAAGALRQRPTGWYWRHRERPEVDLRGEGGAPVCVVESATGRLLGTVDGGSSHFLLHPGAVYLHQGVSYVVDELDLADGCALVHTEEPDWSTHARDVTDLSVVSVRSYVDAGPVGMFLGEVDVTSQVVSYQRRRIATGEVIDTRPLDLPTRELRTVAVWFTLSPQSLAAAGVQAPDVPGALHAAEHAAIGLLPLMATCDRWDIGGLSTAVHPDTEAPTVFVYDGHPGGAGFAERAYGTASAWLRATRDAIAECGCETGCPSCVQSPKCGNGNSPLSKPDAIRVLDVVLANLPS
- a CDS encoding LURP-one-related/scramblase family protein → MQLDNLQTLQQFHIRQRLRMMVNQYEVRAVAPDGTEGELLAFAQQKRLAFKEQVTIYTDDSKQQPLLGFKARQRIDLGATYDVTDAAGIPIGLFRKDFAQSLLRSTWHVEQAGLPQVTGQERSMPVALLRRFVDSLSWLPYHFDFTAGGQPVFSVVKKWGLRDKYIVEVQNPQIDRRLVIAMAVALDALQAR
- a CDS encoding Rv3654c family TadE-like protein produces the protein MPEHQTRPGQAHLRHDRPHLERPHPEPPETEWPHGERPDAERTDSERGGATVLLLAMGLVFVLVGTFGAAVAAAGMAAQRAAVAADLGALAGAARVLDGDAAACASAADIAGRNGGRLVDCRSDGLDVLVTVEVAITPLPGLTRVVASMARAGPVRG
- a CDS encoding TadE family type IV pilus minor pilin — protein: MIGRRRTGRCRRSGTTGWTAGGRRESRVVDRVVGGDRGSFTAELAAGLPALLLLLLTGLTAVNAVSTRASCLHAAREAALAAARGADGSADGLRAAPPGAEVSVSIDGDRAQATVRAPVRALGGRLPRITVVATAVAAVEPGATEGSR
- a CDS encoding DUF4244 domain-containing protein, with the protein product MRKLIARLRGDAGMNTAEYAVGTLAAVAFAGILLKVLTSGNVQSALTAVIDRALK
- a CDS encoding type II secretion system F family protein, which produces MSRTVAGSNWTGRTGSSVSPGVDATDGHRRPDAIRLAAGLGGLAVAVVVGGWFGLLGAVPTAFLLDLLLRRIESPAARKRRLREAADLPLAADLLAAAMRAGAPVDRSVLAVAEALDGPLASRLARVGRTLLLGGGPAEAWSALDGVPGGERLTAAAFRSANSGAALAGALTRLADDLRADRATAAEASARRAGVLIVLPLGLCFLPAFILAGLVPVIVAVLGDVL
- a CDS encoding TadA family conjugal transfer-associated ATPase yields the protein MTGRPEERTLAARVRQRIAADTTPVTPAAIVSAVRAEPTTAVLGDTAVLRIADRVHDDLVGAGPLASLLADPEVTDVLVNGTRVWVDRGSGLHQVAVPVGSVEDVRRLAQRLIASAGRRLDDGSPYADARLPDGTRLHAVLPPVATEGPYLSLRTFRHRPFTLDELVRQGTVPRPVAPLLAAVVAARLAYLVTGGTGSGKTTLLNTLLGLVPATERIVLVEDAAELHPGHPHVVGLQARTANVEGTGVVSLGDLVRQALRMRPDRLVVGECRGGEVVDLLAALNTGHDGGAGTLHANTPSDVPARLEALGMLGGLPRAALHAQVAAALQVLLQVRRGERGRVLESICLLLPEGPDRVVSVVPAWVRGRGLGLAARALGALLRDRGVAVPPILSEPWPGSAGPA
- the ssd gene encoding septum site-determining protein Ssd, with protein sequence MPPRTSVPPIRRLPLVVTEDGDLLDDLLRLAAAGGTEVELAADPAAARTRWLPAPLVLLGADQAQPCLRARLPQRPGLVLVGRTGQLDPGWQIAELIGAEHVATLPAAEPWLVDRFAEQGPDRPDGSGARIVALLGGRGGAGASVLAGGLAVTAARARLRTLLVDADPLGGGLDLVLGWEQLDGMRWPSLTGADGRVDAPALVRALPSRGDLVVLSWDRGDLLALPAAAMAATVDAARRGRDFVVVDLPRQLDDAAVIALQAADQAFVVVPAELRATAAAARVVAAAAPHCAALSVVVRGPAPGHLRATEVARALGLPLAGTLRPEPGLCRGLERGEAPAAAGKGPLATLCQRIVADLTGVPATGAA